One part of the [Synechococcus] sp. NIES-970 genome encodes these proteins:
- the apcF gene encoding allophycocyanin beta-18 subunit, whose product MRDAVTSLIRNYDTTGRYFDRDAIENLKSYFASGNDRIAVAAMINSQSADLVKAAANNLFEAVPELLLAGGNAYTTRRFSACLRDMDYYLRYGTYALIAGDMDVLNERVLQGLRETYNSLGVPIAPTVRGIQFLKEAIKDMAAAAGIANTAFIDEPFDHMTRELSEVDL is encoded by the coding sequence ATGCGGGACGCTGTTACAAGTCTGATCAGAAATTACGATACTACCGGGCGTTACTTTGACCGTGATGCCATCGAAAACCTCAAAAGCTACTTCGCTTCGGGGAACGACCGAATTGCCGTGGCCGCGATGATCAATAGCCAATCTGCAGATCTCGTGAAAGCTGCCGCCAATAACCTCTTTGAAGCGGTGCCTGAGCTACTCTTAGCCGGGGGCAATGCCTACACGACTCGGCGCTTCTCTGCTTGTTTGCGGGATATGGACTACTACTTGCGTTATGGCACTTATGCCCTCATCGCGGGAGATATGGATGTCCTCAACGAGCGGGTACTCCAGGGGCTCAGAGAAACCTATAATTCTTTAGGTGTGCCCATTGCACCGACGGTGCGGGGGATTCAGTTTCTCAAAGAGGCGATTAAAGACATGGCAGCAGCTGCAGGTATCGCCAATACAGCCTTCATCGATGAACCCTTTGACCATATGACCCGGGAACTGAGCGAAGTTGATCTCTAA
- the ntcB gene encoding nitrogen assimilation transcriptional activator NtcB, with the protein MRLEQLQAFLAIAATGNFGQAAQQCGVTQSTVSRQIQSLEAAVGMPLFHRSAQVKLTLAGERFLPYARKICNSWDNARAEINDLLAGNQSELCVAAIHSVCAYHLPPVLQQFCRMYPQTQLRVTALGSDRALKVLRDSLVDVAIVMNNRFLTASPDMVVIPLYKESVEVLLSKYHPLAPKEKLSWIDIANYPQVVFKDGYGMQRYVQDQLANYGLAPTATVELNSLDAFRGLVRQGDMIALLPQSALVEARTDPALVVKPLPDEIDMREVVLVTTSDRLEIPPIQYFCNLITQLLSQPQIDLLRTAGIP; encoded by the coding sequence GCCACCGGGAATTTTGGTCAAGCAGCCCAGCAATGTGGGGTCACCCAATCCACCGTCAGTCGTCAAATTCAGAGCCTTGAAGCCGCCGTCGGGATGCCCCTATTTCACCGGAGCGCCCAGGTCAAGCTCACCCTTGCCGGGGAACGTTTCCTACCCTATGCCCGCAAAATTTGTAACAGTTGGGATAACGCCCGCGCCGAAATCAACGACCTCCTTGCAGGGAACCAGTCGGAACTCTGTGTCGCCGCAATCCATTCTGTCTGTGCCTATCATCTCCCCCCGGTACTGCAACAGTTTTGTCGGATGTACCCCCAAACCCAACTGCGGGTGACTGCCCTTGGTAGTGATCGTGCTCTGAAAGTGCTCCGGGATAGCCTGGTAGATGTGGCGATCGTCATGAACAATCGCTTTTTGACCGCCAGCCCAGACATGGTGGTGATCCCCCTCTACAAAGAAAGCGTCGAGGTACTGCTGAGTAAATATCATCCCCTTGCCCCTAAGGAAAAACTCAGTTGGATTGATATCGCCAACTATCCCCAGGTGGTGTTTAAAGATGGCTATGGCATGCAGCGGTATGTGCAAGATCAACTGGCTAATTATGGCCTTGCCCCCACCGCCACCGTCGAACTCAATAGTCTCGACGCCTTCCGGGGGTTAGTTCGCCAGGGAGATATGATTGCCCTATTGCCCCAATCGGCCCTGGTAGAAGCCCGCACGGACCCTGCCCTCGTGGTCAAGCCCCTCCCCGATGAAATTGATATGCGCGAAGTTGTTTTGGTCACGACGAGCGATCGCCTTGAGATTCCCCCCATCCAATATTTCTGTAATCTTATTACCCAACTGCTGTCCCAGCCCCAAATAGACCTCCTTAGAACAGCAGGTATCCCATAA